One Perognathus longimembris pacificus isolate PPM17 chromosome 2, ASM2315922v1, whole genome shotgun sequence DNA segment encodes these proteins:
- the Tbrg4 gene encoding FAST kinase domain-containing protein 4 isoform X1: MAARLVKRCTCLLREATRLIPATAPVGSLRLSGVTHRTLTFSSPSPSSHSPGSLTELVEKEQVFTPYPEHREVDHLIEKATKPVQLLQLLNGDHSLHPNHRALIVIQLSRLLSGKPEEKALLVQDAHFQQLLQLLNSQIASVWHGTLVKLLHSLYTLPLPKTCKELLSVEQEVRWRLRRLKYKHLAFLAESCATVKEQHSQELLAELLLHMERRWTEIEDGRTVVAIMMKAGHLSESLMNRLEDKCLELVEQFGPDEMRKVLLTLAAQSRRSVPLLRAISYHLVQKPFQLTKGMLLDLAYAYGKLNFHQTQVSQRLAADLLSLLPSLTPSEVAHCAKSFALLKWLNLPLFEAFSQHLLKRAQDVTLSHVCNILLAFARLNFRPEQEDSFFNLVHERLEPALMSLQPALQVDLVWALCVLQQVREVELQAVLHPGFHRQFLVSKSPKDQSTFQKLIHINTTAQLEHPEYKGPLLPASVVTSSPFTPGKKVTPLQKELQETLKALLGEADRGSFEVATQYGWVLDAEVLLDTDGHFLPLRDFVSPHLAQPVGSQPLPPGAKRLAFLRWEFPNFSSRSKDLLGRFILARRHLLAAGFLIVDVPYYEWLDLKSEWQKGAYLKDKMRKAVAEEIAK; this comes from the exons ATGGCCGCTCGCCTGGTGAAGCGATGCACGTGTCTCTTGAGAGAAGCTACCCGCCTAATCCCTGCCACAGCTCCAGTCGGCTCACTGAGACTTTCTGGGGTGACCCATAGGACTTTGACATTTTCATCTCCCTCACCCAGTTCCCACTCCCCAGGTTCCTTGACAGAGCTAGTAGAAAAGGAGCAAGTGTTTACTCCTTACCCAGAGCACCGAGAGGTAGACCACCTCATTGAGAAAGCCACCAAGCCAGTCCAGCTACTGCAGCTACTGAATGGTGACCACAGCTTGCATCCCAATCATAGGGCCCTCATAGTCATCCAGCTCTCTCGCTTGCTGTCTGGAAAGCCAGAAGAAAAGGCCTTGCTTGTACAGGATGCCCACTTCCAGCAACTTCTCCAACTGCTCAACAGTCAG ATAGCCTCAGTGTGGCACGGTACCCTGGTGAAGCTGCTGCATAGCCTGTACACACTGCCGCTACCCAAGACTTGCAAGGAGCTGCTGTCAGTGGAGCAGGAGGTTCGCTGGCGCCTGCGGAGGCTCAAATACAAGCACTTGGCCTTCTTGGCTGAGTCTTGTGCCACTGTGAAGGAGCAGCACTCCCAGGAGTTGCTGGCTGAGCTGCTGTTGCACATGGAGAGGCGCTGGACAGAGATTGAAGATGGCCGCACAGTGGTAGCCATTATGATGAAGGCAGGGCACCTCTCAGAGTCACTGATGAACCGCCTGGAGGACAAG TGCCTGGAGCTGGTGGAACAGTTTGGCCCTGACGAGATGCGGAAGGTGTTGCTGACGCTGGCAGCGCAGAGTCGGCGGTCTGTGCCACTGTTGCGGGCCATCTCCTATCACCTGGTACAGAAGCCCTTTCAGCTGACCAAAGGCATGCTCCTGGACCTGGCCTACGCCTATG GTAAACTCAACTTCCATCAGACCCAAGTGTCCCAGCGCCTGGCTGCTGACCTGCTGTCCCTCTTGCCCAGCCTGACACCCAGTGAGGTGGCCCACTGTGCCAAGTCCTTTGCCTTGCTGAAGTGGCTCAACCTGCCCCTGTTTGAAGCCTTTTCCCAG CACCTCTTGAAGAGAGCGCAGGATGTCACCCTGTCCCATGTGTGCAACATACTTCTGGCCTTTGCGCGTCTGAACTTCCGTCCAGAACAAGAGGATAGCTTCTTCAACTTG GTGCATGAGAGGCTGGAGCCAGCCTTGATGAGCCTGCAGCCCGCTCTGCAGGTGGACCTAGTGTGGGCCCTGTGTGTGCTGCAGCAGGTGCGGGAGGTGGAGCTGCAAGCTGTCCTGCACCCTGGATTTCACAGGCAATTTCTAG TGAGCAAGTCTCCGAAGGACCAGAGCACCTTTCAGAAGCTGATCCACATCAATACCACCGCCCAACTCGAGCACCCTGAGTACAAGGGGCCCCTCCTGCCAGCCTCTGTTGTGACCTCCAGTCCCTTCACCCCTGGCAAGAAGGTGACTCCTCTGCAAAAGGAGCTGCAGGAGACACTGAAGGCACTGCTTGGAGAAGCTGACCGGGGCAGCTTTGAGGTGGCCACGCAGTACGGATGGGTGCTAG ATGCAGAGGtgctgctggacactgatggcCACTTTTTGCCCCTGAGGGATTTTGTCTCACCTCACCTTGCCCAGCCAGTTGGGAGCCAGCCACTGCCCCCAGGAGCTAAAAG GCTCGCTTTCCTGCGCTGGGAGTTCCCCAACTTCAGCAGCCGGAGCAAGGACTTGTTGGGCCGCTTCATCCTGGCCCGGCGACACCTTTTGGCCGCAGGCTTCTTGATAGTAGAT GTCCCATACTACGAATGGCTGGATCTCAAGTCTGAATGGCAGAAGGGTGCCTATCTTAAGGACAAGATGCGCAAAGCGGTTGCTGAGGAGATAGCCAAGTGA
- the Tbrg4 gene encoding FAST kinase domain-containing protein 4 isoform X2 — MAARLVKRCTCLLREATRLIPATAPVGSLRLSGVTHRTLTFSSPSPSSHSPGSLTELVEKEQVFTPYPEHREVDHLIEKATKPVQLLQLLNGDHSLHPNHRALIVIQLSRLLSGKPEEKALLVQDAHFQQLLQLLNSQIASVWHGTLVKLLHSLYTLPLPKTCKELLSVEQEVRWRLRRLKYKHLAFLAESCATVKEQHSQELLAELLLHMERRWTEIEDGRTVVAIMMKAGHLSESLMNRLEDKCLELVEQFGPDEMRKVLLTLAAQSRRSVPLLRAISYHLVQKPFQLTKGMLLDLAYAYGKLNFHQTQVSQRLAADLLSLLPSLTPSEVAHCAKSFALLKWLNLPLFEAFSQHLLKRAQDVTLSHVCNILLAFARLNFRPEQEDSFFNLVHERLEPALMSLQPALQVDLVWALCVLQQVREVELQAVLHPGFHRQFLVSKSPKDQSTFQKLIHINTTAQLEHPEYKGPLLPASVVTSSPFTPGKKVTPLQKELQETLKALLGEADRGSFEVATQYGWVLDAEVLLDTDGHFLPLRDFVSPHLAQPVGSQPLPPGAKRLAFLRWEFPNFSSRSKDLLGRFILARRHLLAAGFLIVDVSTFWQELLLCLPSWPLLSLLCS, encoded by the exons ATGGCCGCTCGCCTGGTGAAGCGATGCACGTGTCTCTTGAGAGAAGCTACCCGCCTAATCCCTGCCACAGCTCCAGTCGGCTCACTGAGACTTTCTGGGGTGACCCATAGGACTTTGACATTTTCATCTCCCTCACCCAGTTCCCACTCCCCAGGTTCCTTGACAGAGCTAGTAGAAAAGGAGCAAGTGTTTACTCCTTACCCAGAGCACCGAGAGGTAGACCACCTCATTGAGAAAGCCACCAAGCCAGTCCAGCTACTGCAGCTACTGAATGGTGACCACAGCTTGCATCCCAATCATAGGGCCCTCATAGTCATCCAGCTCTCTCGCTTGCTGTCTGGAAAGCCAGAAGAAAAGGCCTTGCTTGTACAGGATGCCCACTTCCAGCAACTTCTCCAACTGCTCAACAGTCAG ATAGCCTCAGTGTGGCACGGTACCCTGGTGAAGCTGCTGCATAGCCTGTACACACTGCCGCTACCCAAGACTTGCAAGGAGCTGCTGTCAGTGGAGCAGGAGGTTCGCTGGCGCCTGCGGAGGCTCAAATACAAGCACTTGGCCTTCTTGGCTGAGTCTTGTGCCACTGTGAAGGAGCAGCACTCCCAGGAGTTGCTGGCTGAGCTGCTGTTGCACATGGAGAGGCGCTGGACAGAGATTGAAGATGGCCGCACAGTGGTAGCCATTATGATGAAGGCAGGGCACCTCTCAGAGTCACTGATGAACCGCCTGGAGGACAAG TGCCTGGAGCTGGTGGAACAGTTTGGCCCTGACGAGATGCGGAAGGTGTTGCTGACGCTGGCAGCGCAGAGTCGGCGGTCTGTGCCACTGTTGCGGGCCATCTCCTATCACCTGGTACAGAAGCCCTTTCAGCTGACCAAAGGCATGCTCCTGGACCTGGCCTACGCCTATG GTAAACTCAACTTCCATCAGACCCAAGTGTCCCAGCGCCTGGCTGCTGACCTGCTGTCCCTCTTGCCCAGCCTGACACCCAGTGAGGTGGCCCACTGTGCCAAGTCCTTTGCCTTGCTGAAGTGGCTCAACCTGCCCCTGTTTGAAGCCTTTTCCCAG CACCTCTTGAAGAGAGCGCAGGATGTCACCCTGTCCCATGTGTGCAACATACTTCTGGCCTTTGCGCGTCTGAACTTCCGTCCAGAACAAGAGGATAGCTTCTTCAACTTG GTGCATGAGAGGCTGGAGCCAGCCTTGATGAGCCTGCAGCCCGCTCTGCAGGTGGACCTAGTGTGGGCCCTGTGTGTGCTGCAGCAGGTGCGGGAGGTGGAGCTGCAAGCTGTCCTGCACCCTGGATTTCACAGGCAATTTCTAG TGAGCAAGTCTCCGAAGGACCAGAGCACCTTTCAGAAGCTGATCCACATCAATACCACCGCCCAACTCGAGCACCCTGAGTACAAGGGGCCCCTCCTGCCAGCCTCTGTTGTGACCTCCAGTCCCTTCACCCCTGGCAAGAAGGTGACTCCTCTGCAAAAGGAGCTGCAGGAGACACTGAAGGCACTGCTTGGAGAAGCTGACCGGGGCAGCTTTGAGGTGGCCACGCAGTACGGATGGGTGCTAG ATGCAGAGGtgctgctggacactgatggcCACTTTTTGCCCCTGAGGGATTTTGTCTCACCTCACCTTGCCCAGCCAGTTGGGAGCCAGCCACTGCCCCCAGGAGCTAAAAG GCTCGCTTTCCTGCGCTGGGAGTTCCCCAACTTCAGCAGCCGGAGCAAGGACTTGTTGGGCCGCTTCATCCTGGCCCGGCGACACCTTTTGGCCGCAGGCTTCTTGATAGTAGATGTGAGTACCTTTTGGCAG GAGCTGCTGCTCTGCCTCCCTAGTTGGcctcttctcagcctcctgtgtagctga